A single Mangifera indica cultivar Alphonso chromosome 20, CATAS_Mindica_2.1, whole genome shotgun sequence DNA region contains:
- the LOC123204495 gene encoding LEAF RUST 10 DISEASE-RESISTANCE LOCUS RECEPTOR-LIKE PROTEIN KINASE-like 2.3 — protein MVESFHLHFSLTSNNLTRKFDVYTSHTSPTLSYLSFTMKNLLHCIIFTVFCILIFIPSSHCDDALFEECRRIYPLSCGSHSELNISYPFWVNGRSRRCGRAEFELTCEEDSIHPVLNSPPQKFRVLAINTTDQTVTISRKDLPGDFSSCIDGSEVSVNFNRFLYSYSSNVRNLSLFYNCTDETQLGRNNYTCYQQGIEVRRGFYTIDGELDYFPNHTDTSTCSEVTKVPIRLIDGHVNSEAREFLVWLETNLYMGLEVKYDAENGLCSACQLSGGICGSTESNPGKFLCLCRDKTHPHACPGNSLYLGRKLGTGVASAIITIIIISIMLCICRRKKMLSIMTNFLSRNLTKNVDFEAFIRDCGSIAPKRYSYSEVKRMTNSFKDKLGQGGYGGVYKGKSLDGNIVAVKLLNASKGNGQEFINEVASISKTSHVNVVRLLGFCLEGNKRALIYEFMVNGSLEKFIYNEKNLQASQCLGWEKMYEIAIGIARGLEYLHRGCSTRILHFDIKPHNILLDENLCPKISDFGLAKLCLNKESIVSMLEARGTIGYIAPEVFMRNVGEVSHKSDVYSYGMMILEMVGGRKSHDVEGALHSSEMYFPHWIYKHLEQGKELNWHGVNSSEENEIAKKMIIVGLWCIQTRPSDRPSMNKVLDLLQAGSEDLLIPPEPFLFSSSSRPPIYSSTVSMS, from the exons ATGGTGGAAAGCTTTCATCTCCATTTCTCCTTAACTTCGAATAATCTTACAAGAAAATTTGACGTATATACATCTCATACCTCACCAACTCTCTCCTATCTCTCCTTCACAATGAAAAATCTTCTCCACTGCATCATTTTCACAGTCTTCTGCATCTTAATCTTCATCCCTTCATCTCACTGTGACGATGCGCTGTTCGAGGAATGCAGACGCATCTACCCTTTGTCATGTGGGTCGCATAGTGAGCTGAATATATCTTATCCTTTCTGGGTAAACGGCCGGTCTCGGCGGTGTGGTCGAGCAGAATTCGAGCTCACATGTGAAGAAGACAGTATTCACCCTGTGCTAAATTCTCCGCCCCAGAAGTTTCGAGTTTTAGCCATCAACACAACTGATCAAACAGTGACAATTTCAAGAAAAGATCTCCCTGGGGACTTTTCTTCTTGCATTGACGGATCCGAAGTTAGCGTCAATTTCAACCGATTTCTCTACAGCTACAGCTCAAACGTTCGAAACCTGAGCTTATTCTATAACTGCACTGATGAAACCCAGCTGGGTCGAAATAATTATACTTGCTATCAGCAGGGAATTGAAGTGAGGAGAGGCTTTTACACCATTGATGGCGAGTTGGATTATTTTCCGAATCATACAGATACTTCAACATGTAGCGAGGTTACAAAAGTCCCTATTCGGCTGATTGATGGTCATGTTAACTCTGAAGCTCGTGAATTCCTGGTGTGGCTGGAAACCAACTTATATATGGGGTTAGAAGTGAAGTATGACGCGGAGAACGGACTCTGTTCGGCGTGCCAATTGTCCGGTGGGATATGCGGATCTACTGAGTCGAATCCGGGGAAATTTTTGTGCCTTTGCCGTGATAAAACTCACCCTCATGCTTGTCCTG GCAACTCTCTTTATTTGGGACGGAAGCTTGGAACAG GCGTTGCTTCTGCAATAATCACAATAATCATCATAAGTATAATGCTCTGCATATGCAGAAGGAAGAAAATGTTATCAATTATGACAAACTTCTTGTCCAGGAATTTGACAAAGAATGTAGATTTTGAGGCCTTCATTCGAGATTGTGGATCCATAGCTCCTAAAAGATACAGCTATTCAGAAGTTAAGAGAATGACCAACTCATTCAAAGATAAACTAGGCCAAGGAGGTTATGGTGGTGTGTACAAAGGGAAGTCATTGGATGGAAATATTGTAGCAGTGAAGCTCCTAAATGCCTCAAAAGGGAATGGTCAAGAATTCATTAACGAAGTTGCAAGCATTAGTAAAACATCTCATGTTAATGTTGTTAGACTACTTGGTTTTTGTTTAGAGGGCAACAAGAGAGCTCTAATCTATGAATTCATGGTGAATGGTTCCTTGGAAAAATTCATATACAATGAGAAAAATTTGCAGGCTAGTCAATGTTTAGGATGGGAAAAAATGTATGAAATCGCCATTGGAATAGCTCGAGGATTAGAGTACTTGCATCGCGGGTGCAGCACAAGAATTTTGCATTTTGACATAAAACCTCATAACATTCTTCTTGATGAAAATCTATGTCCAAAGATCTCTGATTTTGGCCTTGCAAAATTATGCCTCAACAAGGAGAGCATTGTGTCGATGTTAGAGGCTAGGGGGACAATTGGGTATATTGCACCAGAAGTATTTATGCGAAACGTCGGAGAAGTTTCACATAAGTCTGATGTTTACAGCTATGGAATGATGATCCTAGAGATGGTTGGAGGAAGAAAGAGCCATGATGTTGAAGGTGCTCTTCATTCCAGTGAAATGTATTTTCCGCATTGGATTTACAAGCATCTTGAGCAAGGCAAAGAGTTAAACTGGCATGGAGTTAATAGCAGTGAGGAAAATGAAATTGCAAAGAAGATGATTATTGTTGGTTTATGGTGCATACAGACACGACCATCGGATAGGCCATCCATGAATAAGGTATTAGACTTGTTACAAGCAGGTTCTGAAGACTTGCTAATTCCACCTgagccttttttattttcatcttcttctaggCCGCCAATATATTCTTCAACTGTATCTATGTCATGA